A window of Cottoperca gobio chromosome 16, fCotGob3.1, whole genome shotgun sequence contains these coding sequences:
- the pkdc gene encoding uncharacterized protein pkdc isoform X1 codes for MKPEHQDVILQACGASSLRVGAKIQTLWSGYGEIVRLPLEGCDRPSVVVKHVRLPKEAEHPGGRNTDRSHARKVRSYKVETHWYQNYSTNQSCRTPACLAACSHGDEMLIVLEDLDVAGYDQRRTSVKDREIKACLSWLAHFHALFLGVAPDGLWPVGTYWHLETRPDELEAMDHAELKAAAGDIDKILNECRFKTVVHGDAKLANFCFSQSGRDVAAVDFQYVGGGCGMKDVVYFLGSCMEEKECEKRVPGMLDYYFTELKQTVKKDVDFAALEKEWREMFVYSWTDFHRFLLGWMPGHWKINRYSKQLSKEVLRKLKL; via the exons ATGAAACCGGAGCACCAGGATGTCATCCTGCAGGCGTGCGGTGCTTCATCCCTGCGTGTCGGTGCAAAGATCCAGACGCTGTGGAGCGGTTACGGGGAGATCGTCAGGCTGCCCCTGGAGGGCTGCGACCGGCCCTCTGTGGTCGTCAAGCATGTCAGGCTTCCCAAGGAGGCCGAGCACCCCGGGGGCCGGAACACAGATCGCTCCCACGCACGTAAAGTGAGATCCTACAAGGTGGAAACACACTGGTACCAGAACTATTCCACCAATCAGAGCTGTCGGACccctgcctgcctggctgctTGTTCCCATGGAGACGAGATGCTGATCGTGCTGGAGGATCTGGATGTGGCCGGTTATGATCAGAGGAG GACCAGTGTGAAGGACAGAGAGATAAAGGCGTGTCTCAGCTGGCTTGCCCACTTCCACGCTCTCTTCCTGGGCGTGGCACCAGACGGCCTTTGGCCTGTCGGCACCTACTGGCACCTGGAGACCCGGCCGGACGAGCTGGAGGCCATGGACCACGCCGAGCTCAAAGCAGCAGCCGGTGACATTGACAAGATACTCAACGAATGTCGCTTCAAGACAGTCGTTCATGGAGACGCCAAGTTAGCCAACTTTTGTTTTTCCCAGAGTGGACGGGATGTGGCAGCTGTGGACTTTCAGTATGTTGGTGGGGGCTGTGGGATGAAAGATGTTGTGTATTTTTTAGGAAGCTGCATGGAGGAGAAGGAGTGTGAGAAGAGGGTACCAGGCATGCTGGACTACTATTTCACTGAATTAAAGCAAACTGTGAAAAAAGATGTGGACTTTGCTGCCCTGGAGAAAGAGTGGAGGGAGATGTTTGTGTATTCCTGGACAGATTTTCATCGCTTCCTGCTGGGATGGATGCCTGGACACTGGAAGATCAACCGGTACAGTAAACAGTTGTCCAAAGAGGTTCTCCGCAAACTGAAACTGTAA
- the pkdc gene encoding uncharacterized protein pkdc isoform X2: MKPEHQDVILQACGASSLRVGAKIQTLWSGYGEIVRLPLEGCDRPSVVVKHVRLPKEAEHPGGRNTDRSHARKVRSYKVETHWYQNYSTNQSCRTPACLAACSHGDEMLIVLEDLDVAGYDQRRTSVKDREIKACLSWLAHFHALFLGVAPDGLWPVGTYWHLETRPDELEAMDHAELKAAAGDIDKILNECRFKTVVHGDAKKLHGGEGV; the protein is encoded by the exons ATGAAACCGGAGCACCAGGATGTCATCCTGCAGGCGTGCGGTGCTTCATCCCTGCGTGTCGGTGCAAAGATCCAGACGCTGTGGAGCGGTTACGGGGAGATCGTCAGGCTGCCCCTGGAGGGCTGCGACCGGCCCTCTGTGGTCGTCAAGCATGTCAGGCTTCCCAAGGAGGCCGAGCACCCCGGGGGCCGGAACACAGATCGCTCCCACGCACGTAAAGTGAGATCCTACAAGGTGGAAACACACTGGTACCAGAACTATTCCACCAATCAGAGCTGTCGGACccctgcctgcctggctgctTGTTCCCATGGAGACGAGATGCTGATCGTGCTGGAGGATCTGGATGTGGCCGGTTATGATCAGAGGAG GACCAGTGTGAAGGACAGAGAGATAAAGGCGTGTCTCAGCTGGCTTGCCCACTTCCACGCTCTCTTCCTGGGCGTGGCACCAGACGGCCTTTGGCCTGTCGGCACCTACTGGCACCTGGAGACCCGGCCGGACGAGCTGGAGGCCATGGACCACGCCGAGCTCAAAGCAGCAGCCGGTGACATTGACAAGATACTCAACGAATGTCGCTTCAAGACAGTCGTTCATGGAGACGCCAA GAAGCTGCATGGAGGAGAAGGAGTGTGA
- the LOC115020977 gene encoding keratin-associated protein 10-1-like, producing the protein MAVYSKISGPLLQLPLLQAPTAPTAACTAAAPTAASSHSCKLPQLPLLHASSHCCKLPLLQLPLLQAPTAASSHSCKLPLLQLPLLQLSLLQAPTAASSHCCKLPQLQAPTAAAPTAAALTAASSHCCKLPLLQAPTAASSHCCSSHCCSSHCCKLPLLQLPLLQAPTAAAPTAASSHSCKLPQLQAPTAACKLPLLQLSLLQAPTAAAPTAASSHCCSSHCCKLPQLQAPTAPTAACKLPLLQLPLLQAPTAPTAACKLPLLQLPLLQLPLLTV; encoded by the coding sequence ATGGCTGTGTATTCAAAGATTTCTGGCCCGCTGCTGCAGCTCCCACTGCTGCAAGCTCCCACAGCTCCCACTGCTGCATGCACTGCTGCAGCTCCCACTGCTGCAAGCTCCCACAGCTGCAAGCTCCCACAGCTCCCACTGCTGCATGCAAGCTCCCACTGCTGCAAGCTCCCACTGCTGCAGCTCCCACTGCTGCAAGCTCCCACAGCTGCAAGCTCCCACAGCTGCAAGCTCCCACTGCTGCAGCTCccactgctgcagctctcaCTGCTGCAAGCTCCCACTGCTGCAAGCTCCCACTGCTGCAAGCTCCCACAGCTGCAAGCTCCCACTGCTGCAGCTCccactgctgcagctctcaCTGCTGCAAGCTCCCACTGCTGCAAGCTCCCACTGCTGCAAGCTCCCACAGCTGCAAGCTCCCACTGCTGCAGCTCccactgctgcagctctcaCTGCTGCAAGCTCCCACTGCTGCAGCTCCCACTGCTGCAAGCTCCCACTGCTGCAGCTCCCACTGCTGCAAGCTCCCACAGCTGCAAGCTCCCACAGCTGCAAGCTCCCACTGCTGCATGCAAGCTCccactgctgcagctctcaCTGCTGCAAGCTCCCACTGCTGCAGCTCCCACTGCTGCAAGCTCCCACTGCTGCAGCTCCCACTGCTGCAAGCTCCCACAGCTGCAAGCTCCCACAGCTCCCACTGCTGCATGCAAGCTCCCATTGCTGCAGCTCCCACTGCTGCAAGCTCCCACAGCTCCCACTGCTGCATGCAAGCTCCCACTGCTGCAGCTCCCACTACTGCAGCTCCCACTGCTCACCGTGTAG